One genomic segment of Gemmatimonadota bacterium includes these proteins:
- the xseB gene encoding exodeoxyribonuclease VII small subunit yields MSENKTEESTFEDALKQLETAVDRLEEGALPLSEALKVFEEGLKASNQCRSLLEDARQQVEVLIRDSDGEFELVSIDSNGEGFADE; encoded by the coding sequence ATGTCAGAAAATAAAACAGAAGAATCCACATTTGAAGATGCTTTGAAGCAATTGGAAACGGCTGTGGATCGTTTAGAAGAAGGTGCATTGCCTTTGTCAGAGGCACTAAAAGTATTTGAAGAAGGTCTAAAAGCATCCAATCAATGCCGCAGTTTATTAGAAGATGCGCGGCAACAGGTTGAAGTGTTGATACGCGATAGCGATGGTGAATTTGAATTGGTATCTATAGATTCCAACGGCGAAGGGTTTGCAGACGAATGA